In Pelmatolapia mariae isolate MD_Pm_ZW linkage group LG2, Pm_UMD_F_2, whole genome shotgun sequence, one DNA window encodes the following:
- the nxt2 gene encoding NTF2-related export protein 2, with protein sequence MATTLDFRTHADQSCRYSEEFVNIYYDCMDKKRRNLIRLYLDKATLVWNGNAVSGQEALGEFFESLPSSEFQVQTLDCQPVHEQATQGQTTLLVVTGGTVKFEGNKQRFFNQNFLLTAQASPNNDQPVWKIASDCFRFQDWNS encoded by the exons ATGGCAACCACCCTG GATTTCAGGACTCATGCCGACCAGTCATGCAGATATTCAGAAGAATTTGTCAACATTTATTACGACTGTATGGATAAGAAGAGGCGG AACTTAATCCGCCTCTACCTGGACAAGGCCACCTTGGTGTGGAACGGGAATGCGGTGTCGGGACAGGAAGCTCTGGGCGAGTTTTTTGAGTCACTGCCATCCAGCGAGTTCCAGGTTCAAACACTGGATTGCCAGCCTGTGCACG AGCAAGCAACCCAAGGCCAGACAACACTGCTCGTGGTGACCGGTGGCACAGTCAAGTTTGAAGGGAACAAACAGCGTTTTTTCAACCAGAACTTTCTCCTAACAGCTCAGGCTTCACCCAACAACGATCAGCCCGTGTGGAAGATCGCTAGCGACTGTTTCCGCTTTCAAGACTGGAATAGCTGA